In Citrus sinensis cultivar Valencia sweet orange chromosome 2, DVS_A1.0, whole genome shotgun sequence, a single genomic region encodes these proteins:
- the LOC102608960 gene encoding ferredoxin--NADP reductase, root isozyme, chloroplastic, translated as MAHSAVSQVAVAVPVGTDSTLRSAPLFKTQNLRLGEKSWAPVLSLDLKSRNPRLRNRYVVCMSVQQASKSKVAVSPLELEERSQPPLNLYKPKEPYTATIVSVERVVGAKAPGETCHIVIDHGGNVPYWEGQSYGVIPPGENPKKPGNPHNVRLYSIASTRYGDSFDGKTASLCVRRAVYYDPESGKEDPSKSGICSNFLCNSKPGDKVLITGPSGKIMLLPEDNPNATHIMIATGTGIAPFRGYLRRMFMESVPTYKFGGLAWLFLGVANPDSLLYDDEFTKYLQDYPDNFRYDKALSREQKNKKGGKMYVQDKIEEYSDEIFKHLDGGAHIYFCGLKGMMPGIQETLKRVAEQRGESWDQKLSQLKKNKQWHVEVY; from the exons ATGGCTCATTCAGCCGTCTCTCAG GTTGCTGTGGCTGTTCCTGTTGGGACTGACTCTACTCTCAGGAGTGCTCCTCTGTTTAAG acacaaaatttaagattGGGTGAAAAATCATGGGCTCCTGTGTTATCTCTGGACCTGAAATCAAGGAATCCACGGTTGAGAAATCGTTATGTAGTATGCATGTCAGTGCAACAAGCAAGCAAATCCAAGGTTGCAGTTTCACCATTGGAACTGGAAGAGCGGAGCCAGCCCCCACTAAATTTATACAAGCCCAAGGAACCCTACACAGCAACTATTGTTTCTGTTGAGAGAGTTGTTGGCGCAAAAGCCCCAGGAGAGACTTGCCATATAGTGATTGACCATGGTGGAAACGTCCCCTACTGGGAAGGACAGAGTTATGGAGTTATCCCTCCC GGtgaaaacccaaaaaaacCTGGAAATCCCCACAATGTCCGTCTTTATTCAATTGCATCTACTAGGTATGGAGATTCCTTTGATGGCAAGACAGCCAGTCTGTGTGTTCGTCGTGCTGTGTATTATGACCCTGAGTCTGGAAAGGAGGATCCTTCAAAGAGTGGTATATGCAGCAATTTCCTATGCAACTCAAAGCCTGGAGACAAAGTTCTGATCACAG GACCCTCTGGTAAGATTATGCTTTTGCCCGAAGACAATCCCAATGCCACCCACATAATGATAGCTACAGGCACTGGTATAGCACCTTTCAGAGGCTACCTACGTCGTATGTTCATGGAATCTGTGCCTACATACAAGTTTGGTGGCCTTGCATGGCTTTTCCTTGGAGTGGCCAATCCAGACAGCCTCCTTTATGATGACGAATTCACCAAGTATCTTCAGGACTATCCAGATAACTTCCGTTATGACAAAGCACTCAGCAGAGAGCAGAAGAACAAGAAGGGGGGCAAGATGTATGTTCAGGACAAGATCGAGGAATACAGCgacgaaatcttcaaacactTGGATGGCGGAGCACATATATACTTCTGTGGGCTTAAAGGAATGATGCCAGGGATCCAGGAAACACTGAAGAGAGTTGCGGAACAGAGAGGAGAAAGCTGGGATCAGAAGCTTTCGCAACTGAAGAAGAACAAGCAGTGGCATGTGGAAGTctattga